In Carcharodon carcharias isolate sCarCar2 chromosome 3, sCarCar2.pri, whole genome shotgun sequence, a single window of DNA contains:
- the LOC121275663 gene encoding chemokine XC receptor 1-like gives MEQPNYNDTYYDYIYGYNPNSTVDYSNFVHLCENFAVNSFAAKFTPVWYSLAFILSLIGSTLVLWILVRYEKLSCVTDILILNLVTSDLLFAFSLPFWAVDHTSGWIFGNAMCKIMSATFFIAYYSGIMLLTLMTVDRYFAVVHPLTAVRFRKVRYAGAASLAVWGISIFITIPEMIFSHTVPNEHGSFCEISYPSKSAHIWPLLGCYQQNLLFFLFPLAVIVFCYCRILNTVIRCKARKKYKTVKVIFCIVVVFFLCWAPYNVVIFLFSLVELQVPKFSTCEMNNHLTYALYISRNLAYCHCCLNPFFYAFVGTKFRKHLIRLLSKCFPCVKICKEYSSTNTTTIKHNSSQICSDIDLPLNLTRFEM, from the coding sequence ATGGAACAGCCAAATTACAATGATACATATTATGATTATATTTATGGTTACAATCCAAACTCGACAGTGGATTACAGCAATTTTGTTCATTTGTGTGAGAATTTTGCTGTTAACTCATTTGCAGCCAAGTTTACGCCAGTCTGGTACAGCCTAGCTTTCATTCTTAGCCTGATTGGGAGTACTCTGGTTCTGTGGATCCTGGTAAGATATGAGAAGCTGAGCTGTGTAACAGACATCTTAATTTTGAATCTCGTCACTTCCGATTTGCTTTTTGCCTTCTCTCTCCCGTTCTGGGCTGTGGATCATACATCTGGATGGATCTTCGGCAACGCCATGTGCAAAATAATGAGTGCAACTTTTTTCATCGCCTACTACAGTGGGATCATGCTGTTGACATTGATGACTGTCGACCGATACTTTGCGGTGGTTCATCCTCTGACCGCTGTCAGATTCAGAAAGGTCCGCTACGCTGGGGCAGCTAGCTTAGCTGTTTGGGGAATTAGTATCTTCATTACAATCCCTGAGATGATCTTCTCCCATACTGTACCTAATGAGCATGGAAGCTTCTGTGAAATTAGCTACCCATCCAAAAGTGCACATATATGGCCACTGTTAGGATGTTATCAGCAAAATCTTTTATTCTTCTTATTCCCCTTGGCTGTTATTGTGTTCTGTTACTGTAGAATTCTCAACACTGTCATTAGATGTAAAGCGAGGAAGAAATACAAAACAGTGAAAGTTATCTTTTGTATTGTGGTGGTGTTCTTTCTGTGTTGGGCGCCTTACAATGTAGTCATCTTCCTGTTCTCTTTGGTCGAACTCCAAGTCCCAAAGTTCTCAACCTGTGAGATGAATAACCATCTGACCTACGCGCTTTACATTTCCCGGAACCTCGCTTATTGCCACTGCTGTCTCAACCCCTTCTTTTATGCTTTTGTGGGTACAAAGTTCAGGAAACATTTAATCAGGCTGCTGAGTAAATGTTTCCCCTGTGTGAAAATTTGcaaagaatacagcagcaccaaTACCACCACTATCAAACACAACAGCTCCCAGATTTGTTCAGATATCGACCTGCCCCTAAATTTGACCAGGTTTGAAATGTAG